A single Haloplasma contractile SSD-17B DNA region contains:
- a CDS encoding helix-turn-helix domain-containing protein yields MAKDNINVLFGRKVRLLRNKINISQEELAHRSGLHRTYIGQVERAEKNISIKNIEKIARTLEVHIAELFNFNDL; encoded by the coding sequence ATGGCAAAAGATAATATTAATGTCTTGTTTGGTAGAAAAGTAAGATTACTTCGAAATAAAATCAATATATCACAAGAGGAGCTTGCTCATAGATCTGGTCTACATCGAACATATATTGGACAAGTTGAGCGTGCTGAAAAAAATATTTCAATAAAAAATATAGAGAAGATCGCAAGAACATTAGAAGTTCATATTGCAGAATTGTTTAATTTCAATGATTTATAA
- the whiA gene encoding DNA-binding protein WhiA — translation MSFASETKNELVSLSVSECCAKAELSALIRMNGIINLSNQGLRIEFQTQNATIARRFVKLVKQLYDIHVDLLTRKRMRLNKGNVYIVRISRFAKMIIDDLGLMHSGGFEFGIPAELIESDCCKRAYLRGAFLAGGSVNNPSTSSYHLEIFSLDEELVNGIRDLMNGVDLNAKTLTRKKGYIVYVKESEKISDFLRVIQATHAVFDFEDVRIYRDMNNSVNRIRNCEMANLNKSWSAATSQIEDIKLIEKTLGLEILGDKLLEIAELRINYPDSTLSELSDISKVELDKQISKSGINHRLRKIKQMAKRIRESEPEEQA, via the coding sequence ATGTCATTTGCATCTGAGACTAAAAATGAACTTGTTTCTCTAAGTGTATCAGAATGCTGTGCTAAGGCAGAATTATCTGCTTTAATAAGAATGAATGGAATAATTAACTTATCAAATCAAGGACTAAGAATTGAATTTCAAACACAAAATGCGACAATTGCAAGACGATTTGTTAAATTAGTGAAACAATTATATGATATTCATGTTGATTTACTGACTCGAAAAAGGATGAGGCTAAATAAAGGGAATGTCTATATTGTAAGAATTAGCCGTTTTGCCAAGATGATAATCGATGACTTAGGTCTTATGCACTCAGGAGGATTTGAATTCGGAATCCCTGCTGAATTGATTGAGAGTGATTGCTGTAAGCGTGCCTATCTTCGCGGGGCATTCTTAGCGGGAGGATCTGTCAATAATCCGAGCACCTCATCTTACCATCTAGAAATCTTCAGTTTAGATGAAGAACTAGTCAATGGAATTCGAGACCTCATGAACGGTGTTGATTTGAATGCTAAGACGTTAACACGTAAAAAGGGGTATATCGTCTATGTAAAAGAATCTGAAAAAATTTCAGATTTCTTACGCGTGATTCAAGCCACTCATGCCGTATTTGATTTTGAAGATGTTCGTATTTATAGAGACATGAATAACTCAGTAAACCGTATACGAAACTGTGAGATGGCCAACTTAAATAAATCATGGAGCGCAGCAACTTCGCAAATTGAAGATATTAAACTAATTGAAAAGACACTAGGGTTAGAGATTTTAGGTGATAAACTACTAGAAATAGCAGAACTTAGAATCAACTACCCCGACTCGACTCTATCAGAATTAAGTGACATTTCAAAAGTGGAACTCGATAAACAAATCAGTAAATCGGGAATTAATCACCGTCTACGAAAAATTAAACAGATGGCAAAACGGATTAGGGAAAGTGAACCCGAAGAACAAGCTTAA
- a CDS encoding gluconeogenesis factor YvcK family protein translates to MYDRDPNVVVIGGGTGLSTLLTGLKRFPVNLTAIVTVADDGGSSGRIRKNLNTIPPGDIRKVLISLSETDDLLGKLFDYRFNKDSYLSNDSLGNLLLYAMTDITGDSIKAIEYLSQVLNVKGTVLPVSTKPIELCADMEDGTTVYGESNITSAGKKIDQIYFKNQDVKATPHVIKAIENADMIVLGPGSLYTSIIPNILIPEVKEALIKSEAIKIYISNVMTELGETDDFDVSDHLTVLESYLGKNQVETVLANEDYEVDGDILIRYLKSGCRFVTVDYKTLSLMGIEVYTAKLLSVNDEEYIRHDSRRLATHVFALLLDKMKND, encoded by the coding sequence ATGTATGATCGAGATCCAAATGTAGTTGTCATCGGTGGGGGAACAGGTTTATCAACACTTTTAACAGGATTAAAACGATTTCCTGTAAATTTAACTGCCATTGTCACGGTAGCAGATGATGGAGGGAGTAGCGGAAGGATTCGCAAAAATTTAAATACAATTCCTCCTGGTGATATAAGAAAGGTACTCATTTCTTTATCAGAAACAGATGATTTACTAGGGAAATTATTTGACTACCGCTTTAACAAGGACAGTTACTTATCAAATGATTCTCTTGGTAATTTATTGTTATATGCGATGACTGATATTACAGGTGATTCTATAAAGGCAATTGAGTACTTAAGTCAAGTGTTAAATGTAAAGGGGACCGTGTTACCGGTTTCGACTAAGCCAATAGAACTTTGTGCGGATATGGAAGATGGTACAACTGTTTATGGAGAATCAAATATAACATCAGCTGGAAAGAAGATTGATCAGATTTATTTTAAAAATCAAGATGTTAAGGCAACGCCTCATGTCATTAAAGCAATTGAAAATGCCGATATGATTGTCTTAGGGCCTGGTAGTTTGTACACCAGTATCATCCCGAATATACTCATTCCTGAGGTGAAGGAAGCGTTAATTAAATCGGAAGCAATTAAGATTTATATTAGTAATGTAATGACCGAACTCGGGGAAACGGATGATTTTGATGTAAGTGACCATTTGACGGTACTAGAATCCTATTTGGGAAAAAATCAAGTGGAAACTGTGCTAGCCAATGAAGATTACGAAGTTGATGGCGACATACTAATTCGTTATTTAAAAAGTGGATGCCGATTTGTAACAGTTGATTATAAGACACTCTCCTTAATGGGCATAGAAGTTTATACGGCAAAGCTTTTATCAGTAAATGATGAAGAATACATTCGGCATGATAGCAGACGATTAGCTACCCATGTATTTGCATTATTGCTAGACAAAATGAAAAACGATTAA
- the rapZ gene encoding RNase adapter RapZ, with protein sequence MKNTKRFLILTGMSGAGKSVALNSLEDMGYFCIDNMPPNLFRQILVLSDYFFNNEDLNSYAIVMDSRANDFEGILGAIEELKQKTPFDVKTLFLEASTEVLTKRFNETRRIHPLSKKGTTIEGIEAERTLLEEVKQYSDYIIDTSYMKANELKKEVIKCFQPGNHDYFRVNFMSFGFKHGTPSDCDYIFDVRFIKNPFYIDELRPLTGLDTEVSEYVLQKQEAKTYIEKTVDLLQFAIPQYKNIGKSQVVIGIGCSGGQHRSVAISQYLYNYFKDTFSTNIFHRDLEKRKGN encoded by the coding sequence ATGAAAAATACAAAACGCTTTTTAATTTTAACGGGAATGAGTGGGGCAGGGAAATCAGTCGCACTAAATAGTTTAGAAGATATGGGTTATTTTTGCATTGATAATATGCCACCTAACTTATTTAGGCAAATCCTTGTATTATCGGATTATTTCTTTAATAATGAGGATCTAAATAGTTATGCGATTGTGATGGATAGTCGCGCAAATGATTTTGAAGGAATTCTTGGTGCAATTGAGGAACTTAAACAAAAAACACCATTTGATGTAAAAACTCTGTTTTTAGAAGCGAGTACGGAAGTTCTTACAAAGCGATTTAATGAAACGAGAAGAATCCATCCATTATCAAAAAAAGGAACAACAATTGAAGGAATCGAAGCGGAACGAACGTTACTTGAGGAAGTAAAACAATATTCAGACTATATAATCGACACGTCTTACATGAAGGCAAATGAATTAAAAAAGGAAGTCATCAAATGTTTTCAACCTGGTAATCACGACTATTTCAGAGTAAACTTTATGTCATTTGGGTTTAAACATGGAACACCATCTGATTGTGATTATATTTTTGACGTACGCTTTATTAAAAATCCATTCTACATAGATGAATTAAGGCCACTAACTGGTCTTGATACTGAGGTGTCTGAATACGTTCTACAGAAGCAAGAGGCCAAAACCTATATTGAAAAGACGGTAGACTTATTACAGTTCGCGATCCCACAGTACAAGAATATAGGGAAATCACAAGTTGTTATAGGTATTGGGTGCTCAGGAGGGCAACATCGTTCTGTAGCTATTTCACAGTATCTTTATAATTATTTTAAGGACACATTTTCTACAAATATTTTTCATAGGGACTTGGAGAAACGAAAGGGGAATTAA
- the trxB gene encoding thioredoxin-disulfide reductase, whose product MENKKENKVYDVITIGAGPAGMTAAIYASRAEMKVLMLEKGAPGGQMVNTYEIENYTGYTKIGGPELSMKMFEHTQALGAEYAYGDVTGIEDQGDIKIVKTATGEFKAHAVIVATGTVNRKLGVKGEEELAGRGISWCAICDGAFYKGKEVAVIGGGNSAVEEALYLAGLASKVTIIHRRDEFRADKVASERAKNNEKIEILWDHVIDSFNQTDGKLSSLTVKNVKTDELSDVECAGTFIYVGQDPVTEMVKDLGITDERGYIEVNHNMETKVKGIYGAGDNTEKELRQVITATNDGAIAAQTAIKYIERLEKQSE is encoded by the coding sequence ATGGAAAATAAAAAAGAAAACAAAGTATATGACGTAATTACAATCGGAGCAGGTCCTGCAGGAATGACTGCTGCAATCTATGCTTCACGTGCAGAAATGAAAGTATTGATGCTAGAGAAAGGTGCACCAGGTGGTCAAATGGTGAATACCTATGAAATAGAAAACTATACCGGATACACTAAAATTGGTGGACCTGAATTATCAATGAAGATGTTTGAACATACACAAGCATTAGGTGCTGAATACGCGTATGGAGATGTAACTGGGATTGAAGATCAAGGGGACATCAAAATCGTAAAGACAGCAACAGGTGAATTCAAAGCGCATGCTGTAATTGTTGCTACTGGTACAGTGAACCGTAAACTAGGTGTGAAAGGTGAAGAAGAATTAGCTGGTCGAGGAATCTCATGGTGTGCAATCTGTGACGGTGCCTTCTACAAAGGAAAGGAAGTTGCCGTGATCGGTGGAGGAAACTCAGCGGTTGAAGAAGCATTATACTTAGCTGGACTTGCAAGTAAAGTAACAATTATTCACCGTCGTGATGAATTTAGAGCTGATAAGGTTGCATCAGAACGAGCTAAAAACAATGAGAAAATTGAAATTCTTTGGGACCATGTCATCGATTCATTTAATCAAACGGATGGAAAACTAAGTAGTCTTACAGTTAAAAACGTTAAAACGGATGAATTATCAGATGTAGAATGTGCAGGAACGTTCATATACGTAGGTCAAGATCCTGTAACGGAAATGGTTAAGGATTTAGGGATTACAGACGAAAGAGGTTATATTGAAGTAAATCATAACATGGAAACAAAGGTTAAAGGAATATATGGTGCAGGAGATAATACAGAAAAGGAACTTCGACAAGTGATCACTGCTACAAATGACGGTGCGATAGCAGCCCAAACTGCAATAAAATACATTGAAAGATTAGAAAAACAGTCAGAATAA
- the ppaX gene encoding pyrophosphatase PpaX, which produces MNENKNITTVLFDLDGTLINTNPLIISSFRATVEEFLKEQTFTDEDLMDFIGPTLEQTFTKLLKEKKDDMITFYRTHNKKYHDDMVEVYPGVLEGLERLKQKGITLGIVSSKANDMVHHGLKHCKIYDYFEIIIGADDVTNPKPHKEPIELALNRLGRKKEETIFVGDNKHDMLGGKNAGVITCGVSWALRGADYLKNYHPEFILKDMNDLLKIIDEVNTHGK; this is translated from the coding sequence ATGAATGAAAATAAAAATATTACAACCGTATTATTTGATTTAGATGGAACACTAATCAATACAAATCCACTTATTATTAGCTCGTTTAGGGCAACTGTTGAGGAGTTTTTAAAAGAACAAACCTTCACTGATGAAGATCTTATGGATTTTATAGGACCAACGCTCGAACAAACCTTTACGAAATTATTAAAAGAGAAAAAGGATGACATGATTACATTCTATCGTACGCACAATAAAAAATACCATGATGACATGGTAGAAGTGTATCCAGGTGTTTTAGAAGGTCTAGAACGTTTAAAACAAAAGGGAATAACATTAGGGATTGTATCATCAAAAGCAAACGACATGGTACATCACGGGTTGAAACACTGTAAGATTTATGACTATTTTGAAATTATTATAGGAGCCGATGATGTTACGAATCCTAAACCTCATAAGGAACCAATCGAATTAGCTTTAAATAGATTGGGACGTAAGAAGGAAGAAACTATTTTCGTTGGAGATAATAAACATGATATGCTTGGTGGTAAAAATGCTGGAGTCATAACCTGTGGAGTCTCTTGGGCTTTAAGAGGTGCAGATTACTTGAAAAATTATCATCCTGAATTTATACTTAAGGATATGAACGATTTATTAAAAATTATTGATGAGGTGAACACACATGGAAAATAA
- the lgt gene encoding prolipoprotein diacylglyceryl transferase, protein MFTLSSNFDHSSIEPLRNILLEIGPLKIYWYAVLILSGAMLALFLAIREGKRIGVPKDFLEDLVIFGLPLSIAGARLYYVIFEWSRYKNNLLGVFRIFEGGLAIHGAIITALIWGYFFAKSRGISINQFLKTCDMGAVGFLVAQAIGRWGNFMNQEAHGGPISYKINGKMQEFTEMTASERQMALDQQREFLSDKLHLPEFITNQMYIKEGFYAQYYHPTFLYESLWNLTGFTILLILRRTKLLYIGDMIFIYLIWYSIGRFFIEGMRTDSLYIGDTGLRTAQLISIVLVVVSTVALAIRHYKKIIPVTYYEELEKHSH, encoded by the coding sequence ATGTTTACATTAAGTTCTAACTTTGACCATTCGAGTATTGAACCACTAAGAAATATACTCTTAGAAATCGGACCTTTAAAAATTTATTGGTACGCAGTATTAATCTTATCCGGAGCTATGCTTGCTCTATTTCTAGCTATTAGGGAAGGAAAACGAATTGGTGTCCCTAAGGATTTCTTAGAAGACCTTGTGATTTTCGGTCTTCCTCTATCAATAGCAGGAGCGCGTCTATATTATGTAATTTTCGAATGGAGTCGCTATAAAAATAATCTGCTAGGGGTTTTTAGAATCTTCGAAGGTGGACTAGCTATACATGGTGCTATTATCACTGCACTCATTTGGGGATACTTCTTCGCCAAAAGTCGTGGTATTTCAATCAATCAATTTTTGAAAACATGTGACATGGGTGCAGTAGGCTTTCTAGTTGCTCAAGCTATAGGTCGATGGGGAAACTTTATGAATCAGGAAGCTCACGGTGGTCCTATCTCATACAAGATTAATGGTAAAATGCAGGAGTTTACAGAGATGACAGCTTCTGAGCGTCAAATGGCATTAGATCAACAACGTGAATTCTTATCGGATAAGCTTCATTTACCAGAGTTCATTACAAATCAAATGTATATAAAGGAAGGGTTCTATGCGCAGTATTACCATCCTACATTCCTATATGAATCGCTTTGGAATTTAACAGGATTTACTATACTATTAATTTTACGTAGAACGAAACTACTTTATATAGGAGACATGATTTTCATTTATCTAATCTGGTATTCAATTGGCCGTTTCTTTATAGAAGGAATGCGTACGGATAGTTTATATATTGGAGATACTGGATTAAGAACGGCACAACTGATTAGTATTGTTTTAGTGGTAGTTAGTACTGTAGCCCTAGCTATAAGACATTATAAAAAAATAATACCTGTAACGTATTATGAAGAATTAGAAAAACATAGTCACTAA
- the hprK gene encoding HPr(Ser) kinase/phosphatase, protein MLKVRELVEELKFTIIAGEAGLDRRIDQKMLSRPGLELAGLFDFYEEDRIQIIGSKEVTFFYWLNEQDQDIRVEMLFREKTPAFIFSNDFDIPEVFIRNANKYKIPVLRSSKKTTPLMGDVTNFLQEKLADFTSVHGVLIDVHGVGTLIRGGSGIGKSETALELVKRGHKLVADDNVEIYEKEPGLIVGKPPKILEKVMEIRGIGIINVVQMFGAGSFRHKKRITLVIDLEKDEGKGNNYDRLGVEELTLKILNTEVAHIRIPVRPGRNVSSLIEVAAINRKLRYMGYNAAKEFTDNLDQLILENAQNNNNNN, encoded by the coding sequence ATTTTAAAGGTAAGGGAACTTGTAGAAGAACTTAAGTTTACCATTATAGCAGGTGAGGCCGGATTAGATCGAAGAATTGATCAAAAAATGTTATCAAGACCTGGACTCGAACTAGCAGGATTATTCGATTTTTATGAAGAGGACCGAATTCAGATTATCGGTAGTAAAGAAGTTACCTTTTTCTACTGGTTAAATGAACAGGATCAAGATATCCGTGTTGAAATGCTATTTAGAGAAAAGACACCAGCATTTATTTTTTCTAATGATTTTGATATCCCAGAAGTATTTATAAGAAATGCAAATAAATATAAAATTCCAGTCTTAAGAAGTAGTAAAAAGACAACACCGCTTATGGGGGATGTTACGAACTTCTTACAGGAAAAGCTAGCTGATTTTACATCTGTTCATGGTGTTTTAATTGATGTACATGGTGTCGGAACGCTAATTCGCGGTGGAAGCGGAATTGGTAAAAGTGAGACTGCCTTAGAACTTGTTAAAAGAGGGCATAAGTTAGTTGCCGATGATAATGTAGAAATATATGAAAAAGAACCAGGTTTGATTGTAGGTAAGCCTCCTAAAATTTTAGAAAAAGTAATGGAAATTAGAGGGATTGGTATTATTAATGTGGTTCAAATGTTTGGTGCTGGATCATTTAGACATAAAAAACGAATTACTTTAGTCATTGATTTAGAGAAGGATGAAGGAAAAGGTAATAATTATGACAGACTAGGTGTAGAAGAGTTAACATTAAAGATTTTAAATACAGAAGTTGCTCATATCAGAATCCCAGTTAGACCGGGACGAAATGTATCTAGTTTAATAGAGGTTGCTGCGATCAATCGTAAACTCCGTTATATGGGATACAATGCAGCTAAAGAATTTACTGATAATTTAGATCAACTGATATTAGAAAACGCACAAAATAATAATAATAATAACTAG
- a CDS encoding VanZ family protein, producing MKLIKKITYVLVLVVIATLMSIIINQYVVDELLKTFRVISYFSHVCNRVSVALFIYFIMDYSINLILKQNRYSLEFIANYLMLTYFIGLMGLLYGRQLPEDLSYSYMPGTIANYLFVGILVIVSIFSILFFMFKNPRKLGVHPIVAPILIVIMINIISLILSKQTPPNTINSFNFDTYIILWLNYLHLELVQYNLLGNILVAVPLGIYIGFRKSLLEGITVSILVIHLAEFIQAITNLGFYDVDDLILNGIGALMGVLFITLFLKLKRIHNTH from the coding sequence ATGAAATTAATTAAAAAAATTACGTATGTGCTAGTACTCGTAGTGATTGCAACACTGATGTCAATTATAATTAATCAATATGTGGTGGATGAATTGCTTAAGACATTTCGTGTCATATCTTATTTCTCACACGTATGTAATCGAGTATCAGTGGCGTTATTCATATATTTTATAATGGATTACTCAATTAATTTAATTCTAAAGCAAAACAGATATTCATTAGAATTTATTGCTAATTATTTAATGTTGACCTATTTTATTGGCTTAATGGGTCTATTATATGGTAGACAATTGCCTGAAGATTTATCGTATTCATACATGCCAGGAACAATAGCCAACTATCTGTTCGTAGGTATACTAGTAATTGTTTCAATCTTTAGTATTCTATTTTTTATGTTTAAAAATCCTAGGAAACTAGGAGTTCATCCAATTGTAGCACCTATATTAATTGTGATTATGATTAACATTATAAGTCTTATATTGAGTAAGCAGACACCCCCTAATACAATTAACTCCTTTAACTTTGATACCTACATCATTCTTTGGCTAAATTATCTCCATTTAGAACTCGTTCAGTATAATCTACTTGGTAACATTTTAGTTGCTGTGCCATTAGGAATCTATATAGGGTTTAGAAAGAGTTTACTAGAGGGAATAACTGTCTCTATTTTAGTCATTCATTTAGCAGAATTTATTCAGGCAATTACAAACTTAGGCTTTTATGATGTTGATGATCTAATATTAAATGGAATAGGTGCACTTATGGGAGTTCTATTTATTACACTTTTTCTTAAACTAAAACGAATACATAATACGCACTAA
- a CDS encoding HD domain-containing protein: MEISTIVEPRDLQALLEFVIPYYESKDIMHDLTHIERVLKYVQKLVENVDVDVNKTVLLYGAYFHGFIYENKNKIKEWLCSQEISEDLISLIIKVAFESQKQETAETLEGKILHDAHMIEGGKTFLIVKSLITGSVRGQTLEQTISYIETNLLNKGTCYLEDAKHIFKEQQLFAKEFIKDLKEGLYK; the protein is encoded by the coding sequence ATGGAAATTAGTACGATAGTAGAACCTAGAGATTTGCAGGCACTTCTAGAATTTGTTATCCCCTACTATGAGAGTAAGGATATTATGCATGATCTAACTCATATAGAAAGAGTATTAAAATATGTGCAAAAGTTAGTTGAAAACGTAGATGTAGATGTAAACAAGACTGTTCTATTATACGGTGCCTATTTTCATGGATTTATATATGAGAATAAAAACAAAATTAAGGAATGGTTATGTTCACAAGAGATATCTGAAGATTTGATAAGTTTAATTATTAAAGTAGCTTTTGAGTCACAAAAACAAGAAACAGCAGAAACATTAGAAGGGAAGATCCTTCATGACGCTCATATGATTGAAGGAGGAAAAACATTCCTAATCGTAAAATCATTAATTACTGGGTCGGTTAGAGGGCAGACGCTTGAACAAACAATAAGCTATATTGAAACAAATCTTTTAAATAAAGGGACTTGTTATTTAGAGGACGCAAAACATATTTTTAAAGAACAGCAACTATTTGCAAAAGAGTTCATTAAGGATTTAAAAGAGGGTCTATATAAGTAG